The following coding sequences lie in one Miscanthus floridulus cultivar M001 chromosome 9, ASM1932011v1, whole genome shotgun sequence genomic window:
- the LOC136480603 gene encoding probable LRR receptor-like serine/threonine-protein kinase At3g47570 has translation MEGNHFGGPLPVSLVHASNLQALELRDNAFTGVVPSYWSLPSLTQLDLGANNLETDQYRIPFGNLSSNLQQLFLTENNFSGSIPSEIGNLGNLTVLQLEGNRFSGRIPETLGNLGRLFVFSLANNILSGRIPESIGNLESLSELYLQENNLSGSIPPGIKGCKNLVMLNLSHNVLQGSIPPEILSISSLSKGLDLSYNKLTGSISSNIGRLINLGFLDISNNHLSGVIPHTLGDCILLESIHLEVNFFYGSIPLSFSSLRGITKMDLSQNNLSGEIPNFLETFSSLQLLNLSFNNLDGVVPTGGPFSNSSRVFLEGNKMLCTRDPILQLPHCMSTISNRKRTSYIILIAVPLVSAVTILAAFAAIILLKKRFRKKKLVQKSLGLKKFSYSDVAKATNEFSLDNLVGAGRFGFVYIGIFKFLAHPVAVKVFKLDQLGEPKNFFTECEVLRSTRHRNLIRVFTLCSCSDQVGNEFKALIFEYMGNGNLEIWLHSNGLSETKRMLSLVENRPFIRG, from the exons ATGGAAGGAAACCATTTTGGTGGCCCACTCCCAGTGTCTCTGGTTCATGCTTCCAACCTCCAAGCTTTGGAACTCCGTGATAATGCATTCACTGGAGTCGTTCCTTCGTATTGGTCATTGCCCAGCTTGACTCAGTTAGACCTTGGTGCAAACAATCTTGAGACA GATCAGTACCGAATTCCATTTGGGAATCTTTCATCTAACTTACAACAATTGTTTCTAACAGAAAATAATTTTAGTGGAAGCATACCTTCTGAGATAGGAAACCTTGGAAATCTCACTGTTCTTCAACTGGAAGGAAACAGATTCTCTGGAAGAATTCCTGAGACGCTTGGAAATCTAGGTAGGTTGTTTGTCTTCAGCTTGGCAAACAATATACTTTCTGGTAGAATCCCGGAATCAATTGGAAATCTTGAAAGCTTAAGTGAGCTTTATCTCCAGGAGAACAACTTGAGTGGTTCAATACCTCCAGGCATTAAAGGTTGCAAGAATTTAGTGATGCTGAACTTGTCACATAATGTTCTCCAAGGAAGCATCCCACCTGAAATCCTATCCATTTCTTCTCTTTCTAAAGGCCTGGACTTGTCATATAATAAACTCACTGGATCCATATCATCTAACATTGGTAGACTGATTAATCTTGGCTTCCTTGATATTTCCAACAACCATTTATCTGGAGTGATTCCTCACACACTTGGTGACTGCATTCTATTGGAATCCATTCACTTAGAGGTGAATTTTTTTTATGGGAGCATCCCCCTATCCTTTTCAAGCTTAAGGGGCATCACCAAGATGGATCTATCTCAAAACAACTTATCTGGTGAAATCCCAAACTTTCTTGAGACGTTTAGCAGTTTGCAGCTTCTTAATTTATCATTCAACAACCTCGATGGAGTTGTACCTACAGGTGGTCCATTTAGCAACTCAAGCAGGGTTTTCTTAGAAGGGAACAAGATGCTATGCACAAGAGACCCAATCCTACAGTTACCACATTGCATGTCAACAATATCGAATAGAAAGAGGACTTCCTACATTATATTGATAGCAGTTCCACTTGTCAGTGCTGTGACCATCTTAGCTGCTTTCGCTGCAATCATTCTTTTGAAGAAGAGATTTCGTAAGAAGAAGCTTGTTCAAAAGTCACTCGGTTTGAAGAAGTTTTCATATTCTGACGTAGCTAAGGCAACAAACGAATTCTCTTTAGACAACCTTGTTGGAGCTGGGAGATTTGGATTTGTCTATATAGGTATATTCAAGTTTTTGGCACACCCTGTTGCAGTTAAGGTGTTCAAACTTGACCAACTCGGGGAACCAAAAAACTTCTTTACTGAATGTGAGGTGTTACGAAGCACTCGGCACAGAAATCTTATACGGGTGTTTACTTTGTGCTCATGCTCGGACCAAGTGGGAAATGAGTTCAAAGCCCTCATTTTTGAGTATATGGGAAATGGTAACCTCGAAATATGGCTGCATTCAAATGGGCTGTCAGAAACAAAGAGAATgctatcactagtagagaacagacctttcatccgaggctaa